A genome region from Natronobeatus ordinarius includes the following:
- a CDS encoding ABC transporter substrate-binding protein yields MSRSPTRRRLLAGLGTATAGALAGCAQRLWPGTQDGPRQVALSIKTTPAQDDPIAAMIVSQLEESLRAAGVDAVREPMEQSELYRDVLVEREYEIFVSRYPDLDDVDGLRSMLHSQFVGEQGWQNPFGFSDPTVDEYLEAQLSETGERRRQTLAELFEYLLDTAPYTAIAFPDRLAAAASDFGLERPPRRPTDFLELLNARPNDEPLRIGTFRLSSTDRLNPITVDATNAALILDLLYDPLVRHTDEGLMPWLAETISWRDPAVSGGRLVATVELHDELRWHDGTSLDATDVGFTFEFLGDTALGEAEGNVPSLRYRGRESLVDDVTVLDARTVEVEFYGPTRTVAERALTVPILPEHVWEPRSELVGDLWTEALTVDNEAPIGSGPFSFVDASSDLIELEPFDEHVLRTGGVPGYDSPDPVTNSLEFHLSPGPGAVIEGLLEGTVDLTADWLTPEDVEPVETEPNVSVLHDQTRSFYIVGYNVHQPQLGNPNFRRVVSQLVDREHVVDEIFSGHAQPATTPSSLVGVKEDEADELVDSIVPSFPGSDGVVDEEQVRSRFEDAGYRYENGDLMA; encoded by the coding sequence ATGTCCCGGTCCCCGACTCGCCGCCGCCTCCTCGCGGGCCTCGGTACGGCCACCGCTGGCGCGCTCGCGGGGTGTGCGCAACGGCTCTGGCCGGGCACTCAAGACGGGCCGAGACAGGTGGCTCTTTCGATCAAGACCACGCCGGCCCAGGACGATCCAATCGCCGCGATGATCGTGAGCCAGCTGGAGGAGAGCCTCCGGGCGGCAGGCGTAGACGCCGTCAGGGAGCCGATGGAACAATCAGAGCTTTACCGCGACGTTCTCGTCGAACGCGAGTACGAAATCTTCGTCTCTCGCTACCCCGATCTGGACGACGTCGACGGCCTCCGGTCGATGCTCCACTCGCAGTTCGTGGGCGAACAGGGATGGCAAAACCCGTTCGGTTTCTCCGACCCGACGGTCGACGAGTACCTCGAAGCGCAGCTGTCGGAAACGGGTGAGCGTCGACGGCAGACGCTCGCAGAGCTGTTCGAATATCTCCTCGACACGGCGCCGTACACCGCGATCGCGTTTCCAGACCGACTCGCGGCGGCGGCGAGCGACTTCGGTCTCGAACGGCCACCACGCCGGCCGACCGACTTTCTCGAACTACTCAACGCACGTCCGAACGACGAACCACTTCGCATCGGCACGTTCAGACTCTCGTCGACTGATCGACTCAATCCGATCACCGTAGACGCCACGAACGCCGCCCTCATCCTCGATTTGCTGTACGACCCGCTCGTTCGCCACACCGACGAGGGACTTATGCCGTGGCTCGCCGAGACCATCTCGTGGCGCGATCCAGCAGTGAGCGGTGGCCGTCTCGTGGCGACCGTAGAGCTACACGACGAACTGCGCTGGCACGACGGAACGTCCCTCGACGCGACGGACGTCGGATTCACGTTCGAATTTCTCGGCGATACGGCACTCGGCGAGGCCGAGGGAAACGTCCCGTCCCTTCGGTATCGAGGCCGTGAATCGCTCGTCGACGACGTCACCGTACTCGACGCACGAACGGTCGAAGTCGAGTTCTACGGCCCTACGAGGACCGTCGCCGAACGGGCGCTGACGGTACCGATCCTGCCCGAACACGTCTGGGAACCGCGATCGGAACTCGTCGGCGACCTCTGGACGGAAGCACTCACCGTAGACAACGAGGCTCCCATCGGCTCGGGTCCGTTCTCGTTCGTCGACGCGAGCAGCGACCTGATCGAACTCGAGCCGTTCGACGAGCACGTCCTTCGAACGGGAGGCGTTCCGGGCTATGACAGTCCCGATCCCGTCACAAACAGCCTCGAGTTCCACCTCTCACCCGGACCAGGGGCGGTGATCGAAGGACTGCTCGAGGGGACGGTCGATCTCACCGCAGACTGGCTTACGCCGGAAGACGTAGAGCCGGTCGAAACCGAGCCGAACGTATCGGTCCTGCACGACCAGACGCGGTCGTTTTACATCGTTGGGTACAACGTTCACCAGCCCCAGCTCGGCAACCCGAACTTTCGGCGAGTCGTCTCACAGCTCGTCGACCGCGAGCACGTCGTCGACGAGATTTTCAGCGGCCACGCACAGCCGGCGACGACGCCGAGCTCGCTGGTCGGCGTCAAAGAGGACGAAGCGGACGAGTTGGTCGACTCGATCGTTCCATCGTTCCCCGGCTCGGATGGAGTGGTCGACGAGGAGCAGGTTCGGTCGCGGTTCGAAGACGCCGGCTATCGGTACGAAAACGGCGACCTCATGGCGTGA
- a CDS encoding tubulin/FtsZ family protein, with the protein MKLALIGFGQAGGKVVDEFVAYDAAVGSGFVEDAIAVNSAITDLEGLENVPRKRQVLIGQSRVKGHGVGADNELGAAVAEADIDEIQAAIDEIAVHEIDAFLIVAGMGGGTGSGGAPVLAKHLQMIYSEPVYGLGILPATDEGGIYTLNAARSFQTFVHEVDNLLVFDNDDWRRNGESVADGYGRINDEIVQRFGKLFAAGEIGSSTQVGESVVDSSEIINTLSGGGVSTIGYATEQVEDGGGLLSRFGRSEDERFGTDRTNRMTTLVRKATLGRLTLPCAVSSTDRALVVATGPPEELNRKGIERSRKWLEEETGSMEVRGGDYPLPNEDEVGAVVLLSGVTDVRRIERLQQVAIEAKETGEYIDAKREDEAAALLDTGGELDALF; encoded by the coding sequence ATGAAACTCGCACTCATCGGCTTCGGGCAGGCAGGTGGAAAGGTGGTCGACGAGTTCGTCGCGTACGATGCGGCGGTCGGCAGCGGATTCGTCGAGGACGCGATCGCGGTTAACTCAGCGATAACGGACCTCGAAGGCCTCGAAAACGTTCCTCGGAAACGCCAGGTACTGATCGGTCAGTCGCGCGTAAAAGGACACGGCGTCGGTGCAGACAACGAGCTCGGCGCGGCGGTCGCCGAAGCTGACATCGACGAGATTCAGGCGGCGATCGACGAGATTGCCGTCCACGAGATCGACGCCTTTCTCATCGTCGCCGGGATGGGCGGTGGAACGGGATCGGGTGGCGCACCCGTTCTCGCGAAACACCTGCAGATGATTTACTCGGAGCCGGTCTACGGCCTCGGCATCCTGCCGGCGACGGACGAGGGCGGGATCTACACGCTCAACGCCGCCCGGTCGTTCCAGACGTTCGTCCACGAGGTGGATAATCTGCTCGTGTTCGACAACGACGACTGGCGGCGAAACGGCGAATCGGTCGCCGACGGCTACGGCCGGATCAACGACGAGATCGTCCAGCGGTTCGGGAAGCTGTTCGCAGCGGGCGAGATCGGTTCGAGCACCCAGGTCGGCGAGAGCGTCGTCGACTCTTCGGAGATCATCAACACGCTTTCAGGCGGCGGCGTCTCGACGATCGGGTACGCGACCGAACAGGTCGAAGACGGGGGCGGCCTCCTCTCCCGTTTCGGTCGCTCTGAAGACGAGCGGTTCGGAACCGACCGGACGAACCGAATGACGACGCTCGTTCGAAAGGCAACGCTCGGCCGGCTCACACTCCCGTGTGCGGTCTCGAGCACCGATCGCGCGCTCGTCGTCGCGACCGGCCCGCCGGAAGAGCTCAACCGGAAGGGCATCGAACGCAGCCGAAAGTGGCTCGAGGAGGAGACCGGGAGCATGGAGGTCCGTGGGGGCGACTATCCGCTCCCCAACGAGGACGAAGTCGGCGCTGTCGTCCTCCTCTCGGGAGTCACCGACGTCCGCCGGATCGAGCGGCTCCAGCAGGTCGCGATCGAGGCCAAGGAGACGGGCGAGTACATCGACGCCAAACGCGAGGATGAGGCGGCCGCGCTGCTGGATACCGGTGGCGAACTCGACGCGTTGTTCTGA
- a CDS encoding universal stress protein, producing MADEILVPTDGSDGATAALEHALDVAEADGARLHVLFVVDTTRDGLRSDDDEVLEVFEARGAEIVAAAAERASERGVSVVDVVEQGDPHETILAYAETAAVDLITMGTHGRRGLKRLFLGSVTERVVRTATVPVLTVREPTVDAITFPYEDVLVATDGSECATAALERGAELAAERGATLHLLSIVDVTTTGAEVATGQLLEALEADARATVDAAADRAREVGVSSVVTSVEVGSVSRGITNYADEEGIDLAVVGTHGRRGVSRYVMGSVAELVVRTAPCPVVTVRTAEPDEA from the coding sequence ATGGCCGACGAGATCCTGGTTCCGACCGACGGTAGCGACGGGGCGACCGCCGCCCTCGAGCACGCACTCGACGTCGCCGAGGCCGACGGCGCACGGCTACACGTGCTGTTCGTCGTCGACACGACGCGAGACGGGCTGCGATCGGACGACGACGAGGTGCTCGAGGTGTTCGAAGCGCGAGGCGCCGAGATCGTTGCGGCGGCGGCCGAGCGTGCGAGCGAGCGCGGCGTCTCCGTCGTCGACGTCGTCGAGCAGGGCGATCCCCACGAGACGATCCTCGCCTACGCCGAGACGGCGGCCGTCGACCTGATCACGATGGGGACGCATGGTCGCCGCGGACTCAAACGGCTCTTTCTCGGCAGCGTGACCGAACGCGTGGTTCGCACGGCGACCGTGCCGGTCTTGACCGTCCGGGAACCGACCGTCGATGCGATCACGTTTCCCTACGAGGACGTCCTCGTCGCGACCGACGGCAGCGAGTGTGCAACGGCGGCCCTCGAGCGTGGTGCCGAACTGGCGGCCGAGCGCGGGGCGACCCTCCACCTCCTCTCGATCGTCGACGTCACGACGACCGGCGCCGAGGTCGCCACCGGACAACTGCTCGAGGCGCTCGAGGCGGACGCCCGTGCGACGGTGGACGCGGCAGCGGACCGTGCCCGGGAGGTCGGTGTCTCGTCGGTCGTCACGTCCGTGGAGGTCGGAAGCGTCTCGCGTGGGATCACGAACTACGCCGACGAGGAGGGGATCGACCTCGCCGTCGTGGGGACACACGGTCGACGCGGTGTGAGCCGGTACGTCATGGGTAGCGTCGCGGAACTGGTCGTGCGGACCGCGCCGTGTCCAGTGGTGACCGTTCGAACGGCGGAGCCTGACGAGGCATAA
- a CDS encoding TIGR04024 family LLM class F420-dependent oxidoreductase, which translates to MTDRTLHLPVAAQPSVDSLVNLAVLGEHHGYERAWLPETWGRDATTVLTSIAHETDEIGIGPSIFNIYSRSPALLAQTATTLQEVADGRLRVGIGPSGPAVIEGWHGVEFDRPLRRTRECIEIMRTVMAGETLNYDGDVFSLAGFRLRCDPPEVPVAIDAAGMGPKSVELAGRFADGWHAITLTPDGIEQRLEDLRRGAELGGRDPDEVRTTLSITACALTDGERARQLCRQHLAFYVGAMGTYYRESLARQGYEEEAHAIAAAWASGDHEEACDLITDELLDDLGAAGTPDRAREELRKFEAIDGVDAIAVGFPRGATTEEIEATIEALAPDA; encoded by the coding sequence ATGACAGACCGCACACTCCACCTGCCCGTTGCCGCACAGCCGAGCGTCGACTCGCTCGTGAACCTCGCCGTCCTCGGCGAGCACCACGGCTACGAACGCGCCTGGCTACCGGAGACGTGGGGCCGGGACGCGACGACCGTCCTCACGAGCATCGCTCACGAGACCGACGAAATCGGGATCGGCCCGAGCATCTTCAACATCTACTCTCGCTCGCCCGCCCTGCTGGCCCAGACCGCGACGACCCTCCAGGAGGTCGCAGACGGCCGGCTGCGAGTTGGCATCGGCCCCAGCGGCCCCGCCGTCATCGAGGGCTGGCACGGCGTCGAGTTCGACCGCCCGCTGCGGCGCACCCGCGAGTGTATCGAGATCATGCGCACGGTGATGGCTGGAGAGACGCTCAACTACGACGGCGACGTCTTCTCGCTGGCCGGCTTCCGGCTGCGCTGTGACCCGCCCGAGGTGCCGGTAGCGATCGACGCCGCCGGAATGGGCCCGAAGTCGGTCGAACTCGCCGGCCGCTTCGCCGACGGCTGGCACGCTATCACCCTCACCCCCGACGGGATCGAGCAGCGTCTCGAGGACCTCCGCCGCGGTGCCGAACTCGGCGGCCGCGACCCCGACGAGGTTCGAACGACGCTCTCGATCACCGCCTGTGCGCTCACAGACGGCGAGCGCGCCCGGCAGCTCTGTCGCCAGCACCTCGCGTTCTACGTGGGCGCGATGGGGACCTACTATCGGGAATCGCTCGCGAGACAGGGCTACGAAGAGGAGGCCCACGCCATCGCCGCCGCGTGGGCCAGCGGCGACCACGAGGAGGCCTGCGACCTGATCACAGACGAGTTGCTCGACGACCTCGGGGCGGCCGGCACGCCCGATCGCGCCCGCGAGGAACTACGAAAGTTCGAGGCGATCGACGGCGTCGACGCGATCGCCGTCGGCTTCCCGCGGGGGGCGACGACCGAAGAGATCGAGGCGACGATCGAGGCGCTGGCGCCCGACGCCTGA
- a CDS encoding MBL fold metallo-hydrolase encodes MTTTVDDVPAVERVAVGQGTPEGTNSAYLLPERGVVIDPGPPTESAWADLQAGLERAALTLEAVEYVLVTHWHADHAGLAPRLAEAADATLAMGDTDAPIIADYAAERDRRLERDAETMRTWGAPDDAVAAVLEGDRPSPLPDSFPVERLADGDRIAGLEVLATPGHTLGHVAFASGANGDADADTGAVFVGDAVLPTYTPNVGGSDTRTRTTDPLGDYVETLSRLERRPEPLLPGHGTTLAADRIEEIRSHHHARTERVVAALEGLEPATPWAVACELFGDLSGIHVKFGAGEAAAHLEALETENAVNRVEDEPVTYRLP; translated from the coding sequence ATGACGACGACTGTCGACGACGTGCCGGCCGTCGAGCGAGTCGCGGTCGGCCAGGGAACGCCGGAGGGGACCAACAGCGCCTACCTCCTCCCCGAGCGAGGCGTGGTGATCGATCCGGGACCGCCCACCGAGTCGGCGTGGGCGGACCTCCAGGCAGGTCTCGAGCGGGCGGCCCTCACACTCGAGGCCGTCGAGTACGTGCTCGTCACCCACTGGCACGCCGATCACGCCGGGCTCGCTCCGCGGCTGGCCGAGGCGGCCGACGCGACGCTCGCGATGGGCGACACCGACGCGCCGATCATCGCCGACTACGCCGCCGAGCGCGACCGACGGCTCGAGCGAGACGCCGAGACGATGCGAACCTGGGGCGCCCCCGACGACGCGGTCGCGGCCGTCCTCGAGGGCGACCGACCATCGCCGCTTCCCGACTCGTTCCCCGTCGAGCGGCTCGCGGACGGCGACCGGATCGCCGGCCTCGAGGTGCTGGCCACGCCGGGGCACACGCTCGGCCACGTGGCGTTCGCGAGCGGGGCGAACGGGGACGCGGACGCGGATACGGGCGCGGTCTTCGTCGGCGACGCCGTCCTCCCGACGTACACCCCGAACGTCGGCGGGAGCGACACCCGAACCCGGACGACAGACCCACTCGGCGACTACGTCGAGACGCTCTCGCGACTCGAGCGTCGCCCCGAACCGCTACTCCCCGGCCACGGCACGACGCTCGCGGCCGACCGGATCGAGGAGATTCGGTCCCACCACCACGCCCGCACCGAACGCGTGGTCGCGGCGCTCGAAGGACTCGAGCCGGCGACGCCGTGGGCGGTCGCCTGCGAGCTGTTCGGCGACCTCTCGGGCATCCACGTGAAGTTCGGCGCCGGCGAGGCCGCGGCCCACCTCGAGGCCCTCGAGACCGAGAACGCGGTGAACCGGGTCGAGGACGAGCCGGTGACGTACCGGCTCCCGTGA
- the folP gene encoding dihydropteroate synthase has product MDSVDAAGLGIGDEYPPRIMGVLNVSEESPYDPSVYDDPAAAARYVDEALIGQGADIVDVGLESANKRFEVLTAEEELERLHVALETIDRVTGDAVFSIETRYASVADEALASGFDMVNDICGFADPEMPTVCADHDAAVAKMASPPDLERPGAVEETDWAARKSPAWAAEADYVDMVYEALKQNGFTEKTIVDPAFGGWSEAQTLEDDRETFRRLGEFRALGKPMLVSINRKNFLGELAGRETDERLPVSLAATSMAVERGAHVIRTHDVAETRDAALIGAAFTERSTVTREAFSLSRLDLGSTRELRAYLAERDVDPLLADDWVHHALEIEGLDPGDVSLLARVAGESGAVWIEGGGDQWLLVGSTAAIARVSERLRRESGTVAELGAELEETVR; this is encoded by the coding sequence ATGGACAGCGTCGATGCGGCCGGGCTCGGGATCGGCGACGAGTACCCGCCTCGGATCATGGGCGTCTTGAACGTCAGCGAGGAGTCGCCGTACGATCCGAGCGTCTACGACGACCCCGCGGCCGCCGCACGGTACGTCGACGAGGCGCTGATCGGTCAGGGCGCAGACATCGTCGACGTCGGCCTCGAGTCGGCGAACAAACGCTTCGAGGTGCTCACCGCCGAGGAAGAACTCGAGCGGTTACACGTCGCCCTCGAGACGATCGATCGGGTCACCGGCGACGCCGTCTTCTCGATCGAGACGCGGTACGCGTCGGTCGCCGACGAGGCGCTCGCGTCGGGGTTCGACATGGTCAACGACATCTGTGGCTTCGCCGACCCCGAGATGCCGACCGTCTGTGCCGACCACGACGCCGCCGTCGCCAAGATGGCGAGTCCGCCGGACCTCGAGCGGCCGGGGGCGGTCGAGGAGACCGACTGGGCAGCCCGGAAGTCGCCCGCGTGGGCCGCCGAGGCCGACTACGTCGACATGGTCTACGAAGCCCTCAAACAGAACGGCTTCACGGAGAAGACGATCGTCGACCCTGCCTTCGGCGGCTGGAGCGAGGCCCAGACGCTCGAAGACGACCGCGAGACGTTCCGCCGACTGGGCGAGTTCCGCGCGCTCGGCAAGCCGATGCTCGTCTCGATCAACCGGAAGAACTTCCTCGGCGAACTCGCCGGCCGGGAGACCGACGAACGGCTTCCCGTGAGCCTGGCGGCCACCTCGATGGCGGTCGAACGCGGCGCCCACGTGATCCGGACCCACGACGTCGCCGAGACGCGCGATGCGGCCCTGATCGGCGCGGCGTTCACCGAGCGATCGACGGTCACCCGTGAGGCGTTCTCGCTCTCCCGGCTCGACCTGGGGTCGACCAGGGAGCTGCGCGCCTACCTCGCCGAACGCGACGTCGATCCCCTGCTGGCAGACGACTGGGTCCACCACGCCCTCGAGATCGAGGGGCTCGATCCCGGCGATGTGAGCCTGCTCGCTCGAGTCGCCGGCGAGAGCGGTGCGGTCTGGATCGAGGGCGGCGGAGACCAGTGGCTCCTGGTCGGTTCGACGGCGGCGATCGCTCGCGTCAGCGAACGGCTACGGCGCGAATCGGGTACGGTGGCCGAACTCGGCGCCGAACTCGAAGAAACCGTACGCTAA
- a CDS encoding 6-hydroxymethylpterin diphosphokinase MptE-like protein — protein MEFDEWEPVYEAILETFGYDREADERARDVLASLTGPFDTTHLSAVDGATVAIAGAGPSLDSVADLERAREVDVVIAASTAADVLEANGVTVDCMVTDLDKNPETVRRLTAEGIPVAVHAHGDNIPAVRSVVPDCVDEFVLPTTQAAPSGPVRNVGGFTDGDRAAFLADALGAADLEFVGWDVDDPAVGSVKAQKLEWAERLLYWLERRRGDRFSVLDGRREEIETDALPLE, from the coding sequence ATGGAGTTCGACGAGTGGGAACCCGTCTACGAGGCGATCCTCGAAACGTTCGGCTACGACCGGGAGGCCGACGAACGGGCGCGTGACGTGCTCGCCTCGCTGACGGGGCCGTTCGACACGACACACCTCTCGGCCGTCGATGGCGCGACCGTTGCGATCGCCGGGGCAGGGCCCTCCCTCGACTCGGTCGCCGACCTCGAGCGAGCCCGCGAGGTCGACGTCGTGATCGCCGCTTCGACGGCGGCGGACGTCCTCGAGGCCAACGGCGTGACCGTCGACTGTATGGTGACGGATTTGGACAAGAACCCGGAGACGGTCCGGCGGCTGACCGCGGAGGGAATCCCGGTCGCAGTGCACGCCCACGGCGACAACATACCGGCCGTCCGGTCGGTGGTTCCCGACTGCGTCGACGAGTTCGTCCTGCCGACGACCCAGGCCGCCCCGAGCGGGCCAGTGCGGAACGTCGGCGGGTTCACCGACGGTGACCGGGCCGCCTTTCTCGCCGACGCCCTGGGGGCCGCCGACCTCGAGTTCGTCGGCTGGGACGTCGACGATCCCGCCGTCGGATCAGTGAAGGCGCAAAAACTCGAGTGGGCCGAACGGCTGCTGTACTGGCTCGAACGACGACGCGGGGACCGGTTCTCGGTCCTCGACGGCCGTCGCGAGGAGATCGAGACCGACGCCCTCCCGCTCGAGTAG
- a CDS encoding universal stress protein, translated as MYDRILVPTDGSAEVERAVEYAVEFAREHDATIRTVYVVNAASYGGLPMETAWDGISDALREEGTEAVERVEALADGVPVETAVLEGSPSRVIAEEARADGCDLVIMGTHGRGGIDRLLLGSVAERVVRCSTVPVLTVNVEEERVEGESIDARATVE; from the coding sequence ATGTACGATCGGATCCTCGTCCCGACCGACGGATCGGCGGAGGTCGAACGCGCCGTCGAGTACGCGGTCGAGTTCGCGCGCGAACACGACGCGACGATCCGGACAGTGTACGTCGTCAACGCGGCGAGCTACGGTGGCCTCCCGATGGAGACCGCCTGGGATGGGATCAGCGACGCCCTGCGTGAGGAAGGGACGGAAGCCGTCGAGCGGGTCGAGGCGCTGGCCGATGGCGTCCCCGTCGAGACGGCGGTACTCGAGGGCTCTCCGAGTCGCGTCATCGCGGAGGAAGCCAGGGCCGACGGCTGTGACCTCGTGATCATGGGAACCCACGGCCGTGGCGGTATCGACCGCCTCCTGCTCGGCAGCGTCGCCGAACGGGTCGTCCGGTGTTCGACCGTCCCCGTCCTGACGGTGAACGTCGAAGAAGAACGCGTCGAGGGGGAGTCGATCGACGCGCGTGCGACCGTCGAGTGA
- a CDS encoding amidohydrolase family protein: MERDGAVYEGTILRGRELEPVEGRLVVGDDGRIERIEEASVDSSSIVLPAFVNAHTHIGDSIAKEAGGGLSLEELVAPPDGLKHRLLREASREALVGSMRRSLRYMLQGGTAACFDFREGGADGVRMLREAAEGLEIDAFAFGRESLEAMEAGDGFGASGANDAVFDRERTATREAGKPFAIHAGEADASDLNPALDLDPEFLIHVVHPEAIHLDRIEDRAVPVVVCPRSNLVTGVGLPPIEELTARTTVALGTDNVMLNSPSMFREMAFLSKLSDLSARQILRMATVNGAELLDLEYGVLEPGAYARILILDGGSDNLAGAIDPIRAVVRRAGVADVEAVVFEEPVD, encoded by the coding sequence ATGGAACGCGACGGGGCGGTGTACGAGGGAACGATCCTCCGGGGACGGGAGCTCGAGCCCGTCGAGGGACGACTGGTGGTCGGCGACGACGGACGGATCGAGCGTATCGAGGAGGCGTCCGTCGACTCGTCGTCGATCGTGCTGCCGGCGTTCGTCAACGCCCACACGCACATCGGTGATTCGATCGCGAAGGAGGCGGGCGGGGGACTCTCGCTCGAAGAGCTGGTTGCGCCGCCGGACGGGCTCAAGCATCGATTGCTCCGGGAGGCGTCCCGGGAAGCGCTCGTCGGTTCGATGCGTCGGTCGCTGCGGTACATGCTCCAGGGTGGGACGGCGGCCTGTTTCGACTTCCGTGAGGGCGGCGCCGACGGCGTTCGGATGCTGAGGGAGGCGGCAGAGGGGCTTGAGATCGACGCGTTCGCCTTCGGTCGGGAGTCGCTCGAGGCGATGGAAGCGGGCGACGGCTTCGGGGCGAGCGGGGCGAACGACGCCGTCTTCGACCGCGAGCGAACGGCCACCCGCGAGGCGGGAAAACCCTTCGCCATCCACGCCGGCGAGGCGGACGCGAGTGACCTCAATCCGGCGCTCGACCTCGACCCGGAGTTTCTGATCCACGTCGTCCACCCCGAGGCGATTCATCTGGATCGAATCGAGGATCGGGCGGTGCCGGTCGTCGTCTGTCCACGTTCGAACCTCGTCACGGGCGTCGGGCTGCCGCCGATCGAGGAACTCACGGCGCGGACGACGGTCGCTCTCGGCACCGACAACGTCATGCTCAACTCGCCGTCGATGTTTCGCGAGATGGCGTTCCTCTCGAAGCTGTCGGACCTGTCGGCCCGCCAGATCCTCCGGATGGCGACCGTCAACGGTGCGGAGTTGCTCGACCTCGAATACGGCGTCCTCGAGCCCGGTGCGTACGCCAGGATCCTGATCCTTGACGGCGGTTCGGACAACCTGGCCGGGGCGATCGACCCCATCCGGGCAGTCGTGCGGCGTGCGGGCGTGGCCGACGTCGAAGCGGTCGTCTTCGAAGAGCCGGTCGATTGA
- a CDS encoding HD domain-containing protein — protein MKIIKDSVHDHIEIDGVARALLDTPAMQRLREVRQLGTVSLVYPSANHTRFEHSLGVYHLACEALENFGVEGLEAERVRAAALLHDVGHGPFSHNLETLTYRRTGRYHDDVHELLASGQVGDVLRTHDLDPDDVADLVAGGGRFGQVVSGELDVDRMDYLVRDAHHTGVPYGTIDHGRLVRELTFVDGELVLGEGNVQTAESLLVARALMNPTVYNHSVARISKAMLRQATRALLEAGAVDAATLQRMDDHDLIVALRSHEVTSELSRRLDERDLYKRAVWAEIDDVPGGIVEADHESIRAFEREISDEAAVEEESVILDVPGRPSMKESTTRVMVNGEVRRLGYQSPLVDALRAAQYSQWRLGVYSPADVRERVGRAAVDVLGLDIDGPLVSESRTGLYATLDQFLE, from the coding sequence ATGAAGATCATCAAGGACAGCGTCCACGACCACATCGAGATCGACGGCGTCGCTCGAGCGCTCCTCGACACGCCGGCGATGCAGCGGCTGCGGGAGGTTAGACAGCTCGGGACGGTCTCGCTCGTCTACCCGTCGGCGAACCACACCCGGTTCGAGCACAGTCTGGGGGTGTACCATCTCGCCTGCGAGGCGCTCGAGAACTTCGGCGTCGAGGGGCTCGAGGCCGAACGGGTGCGCGCGGCGGCGCTGTTACACGACGTTGGCCACGGCCCGTTCAGCCACAACTTAGAGACGCTCACGTATCGACGGACGGGTCGGTACCACGACGACGTCCACGAGCTGCTGGCGTCGGGACAGGTCGGCGACGTTTTACGGACTCACGATCTTGACCCGGACGACGTGGCAGACCTGGTGGCGGGCGGAGGCCGCTTCGGCCAGGTCGTCTCGGGCGAACTCGACGTCGACCGGATGGACTACCTCGTGCGGGACGCCCACCACACCGGCGTGCCGTACGGGACGATCGACCACGGCCGGCTCGTGCGCGAACTCACCTTCGTCGACGGCGAGCTTGTGTTGGGCGAGGGGAACGTCCAGACCGCCGAGAGCCTCCTCGTCGCGCGGGCGCTGATGAACCCGACCGTCTACAACCACAGCGTCGCCCGGATCAGCAAGGCGATGCTGCGGCAGGCGACCCGAGCGCTGCTCGAGGCCGGGGCCGTCGACGCGGCGACGCTCCAGCGGATGGACGACCACGACCTGATCGTCGCGCTCCGGAGCCACGAGGTGACGAGCGAGCTCTCGCGGCGGCTCGACGAGCGCGACCTCTACAAGCGGGCGGTCTGGGCGGAGATCGACGACGTTCCCGGCGGGATCGTCGAGGCCGACCACGAGTCGATCCGGGCGTTCGAGCGGGAAATCTCCGACGAGGCGGCCGTCGAGGAGGAGAGCGTGATCCTCGACGTCCCCGGGCGGCCGTCGATGAAGGAGTCGACGACCCGGGTGATGGTCAACGGCGAGGTCCGTCGGCTGGGCTACCAGTCGCCGCTGGTCGACGCCCTGCGGGCGGCCCAGTACTCCCAGTGGCGACTCGGCGTCTACTCGCCGGCGGACGTCCGCGAACGGGTCGGTCGCGCCGCCGTGGACGTCCTCGGGCTCGACATCGACGGCCCGCTCGTGAGCGAGAGCCGAACCGGGCTCTACGCGACGCTCGATCAGTTCCTCGAGTGA